Within Anolis sagrei isolate rAnoSag1 chromosome 3, rAnoSag1.mat, whole genome shotgun sequence, the genomic segment CTCCAAGTCAAGTTCTGCAAACCGGGGAACTAAGGCCACCTCAGCTGCTAAAAGCGAAGGTGTCAGACAAGGGGGAAAGCAAGCCTGTACCCCAAGTCTCagaggagcagaccaaacaaGATCCACAACTACTTACGGTGGGGAGCAAGGAGATGGGTGGAGTGGCCGTGCAACAAGAGCCAAGACCTCCACGGCTGATGGAGGAACCAGGTCTTCTCCCAAAGCTGCTGGTAGCACTCCGCATGCAGCTCCAAAAACACAAGGCAAATCTGCTCAAACTCAAGGCAAATCAGTTCACCTGCCATCTCCGCTCCCTGCAGAGAAGGTGGCTGAAATAGAGAGGGAGACCCGGGGTCAGCGGACCAACCCAGAATGGTACCAGTGGAGGGAGAACCGCATCACGGCCTCCGTGGCTCCCAAAATCGCCAACAGCAAGTTTGCCAACGGGCGGACCTCCGAGGTGCCTCAGTCGTACCTGAAAGATGTGACGCGGTCCGGCCCCCGGGTTCAGACCCCGGCCATGTCTTGGGGCATCCGGAACGAGAAGAAAGCCGTCGAGTCCTACGAAGCCCTCAAGTCCCACGAGAGCCGCCAGGCCGTGAAAGTGGACGATTGTGGCCTCTACATTGACAAAGAGAAGCCCTGGCTGGCAGCCAGCCCCGATGGGATTGCCAAGGAAGCCAAAACTGGCAAGGAGATTGGGATTGTGGAGGTCAAGTGCCCTTACAAGCACAGAGATAAGACGGTGACGGAGGCCTGCAAGGACAAAGCCTTCTGCCTGGAGAAGAAGGGGGATTCCTACGTGCTGAAGAAGACACATCCCTATTACACCCAGGTGCAGTGCCAGATGGGAGTCACTGGCCTTGACAAAGCAGACCTCGTGGTTTACACCAACAAGGAGACTGCAATTGCCCCGGTCGATTTCGATCCAGCTTTCTGGGAGAATACGGTTCCCAAACTGGAGAAGTTCTACACCGAGGCCGTCATCCCTCATGTGCAGGAGCAGAAAAGTGTTGCGGCATGGGCTAAAGAAGAGTAAAGCTGCCGAGAGatcccagagcttggaaatagtTATTTGTTTGGATTGTGACTCCCAGAACCCTTCAGTCTAAATACTGGGTAGTGTAGTTCAAAGTGTAATTTTCCTAAGCTTTGAGGAATCTGTAGCTCCTCTGTTTACAAGAGAAGCCTTCAGCCTTGAACCTGAACTCACTTTGATACCTTAACCTAGCAGTACGAAAATGCTGATCGCCTTTCTGTGCCTTAAGAGATGTCTTTGCAAATAGTTATAGAAAACCTCCTGTATTGCCACCATTTTCACTTGCTTGACCATCAGATTTGCAAGGAAATTGCATTAGATAATTGGTGACTGGGTTTCTGCCTTATCCATGGTGAATATGTCCATTGCACTTGTTGCGTCTGGACAAGGCAAAAGTTTCTGTAGTTGCCTTTCTGCTTATCTGGTGGCAAAAGCTTCCTCCCAAGTTTGAAATTCTTGCtattgccaaaaaaaaaagcaaatgtatGATGTATTCTTATCTGGTGGCAAAAGTTTCCTCCCAAGTTTAAAATTCTTGCTATTGTCCAAAAAAGAACAAATGTTTGATATATAACTGTAGATATTGCATACTGAATAGGGTGATATAATTCCTTTTTCACATTGTATAAATTTGAATAGTTGTTTCTGATGCTGTGATATTGTCTAAGAGGGTGGTACACATCCATTTGAGTACAGGAGAACTGCCATCTTGCCTTTCAAGCTTAATAAGCTTAAGCATCCATTTTTTCATATTTACCAAACCAGATTTAAAGAATTTGCAGTTTTGTTGTGATCCAGAGCTTAGTTTTGAGTTGCTTTGGAAATAGCTGAGCCCACCAGTTAACTTGTGGAGGACTGTTGTATTTTTTCATGGCTCCTGTTGTACAAAATGAAGCATATatcccaataaaaatatttacttTAGGCAATTTCGTATTCTAGTTTTGACATTGGATTAATGGGCTGCTCATTCTAACTCTTACAATCCATTCCTCACAACACAATGTTTTCACAGATACGGCCTGAAGTCCTACATGGTTGAACACAGTGTAGTAAGAGTTCTAAGTGCAGAACTTTCCTTATCAACAACAAAAACCATACATGAGCATAAGGCAGATTTGCACTTCCATGTCACTAAGATGATGTTGGCTTTTGTGTGATCCattctaaaacatttttttcgtgtcaggagcgacttgggaaactgcaagtcgcttctggtgtgagataattggctgtctgtaaggatgttgcccaggggatgcccagatgttttaacatcctcgtgggaggcttctctcccggATGTTTTAAGttataacaaaaaaaatgtaattgtttTGCTACTGGTTTACTGGCACCTTATAGGCAGCTAAAGCGAATGTAGATTTGTTAATGAGTTCTGCTTTTCTAATAAACAGATGTCTTCAAGATTGCTCTCTGTAGTAAAGAATCCAAACATAGCCAAtataagtcattttttaaaaatgatttgagGATATTATAGGGGAAATAGCTTAAATGCCTGTTCAGAGTAAATCACCCTAAAGCATAAAAACTAATAAGCATTACTGAGGAAAAAATCTGGTTGAAATAAAAAATCAGCATAAATCTCTAACAACTTCCTGCAGTTCTTTTGAGTTGCAACAAGAGTGTGGTTGAATTTGAACTTTACTCAAATTTCATTTGAAAAGAAGTGTAGATATAAGAAACCAGGACGTGCCCTTGACCTGATTTGTAAAGATAACTGAATACTCCTACGGTGTAAACAAGATATCTGAAGCAATTAAAAAGATTAAGGTAGGTAAAGCACCAAGTCCAGTGGCCTGACATTTATATAAGACCTTGGAAGAGGAGTTTTATTTATGCAAGGATCAAATAGAGAATCCTGAACGTTCAGCGGAGGTGATATCTAGGACTTAATGTGATTTAAAATCAACTCTAAtttgtggccccttgggctcttttctcaggccctcctgtcTCTCACCATCttattcttctctttccttctttccctcttccttgttcccttccacccttttattattattattattattattatttgcacttatttaccgccactctcagcccgaaggcgtccttctttcctttctctttccttcctccttaccttacctccctcccttccatttttccttttctttctccttctttccatcccttgTCTTTCCATCCCTTATATTTCCATCCTtctatcttccctccctctttctcccttcattcccttccactcttttgtcctttttccatctttcctttccaccctttcttcccttttgccattcgttccttctccttccagccttcccttccacatttttgtccttccttccttgcctttcctCACTCTCCCCTTCctatctcttttctttcctttgttctttccttcttcttcccttccttcctccttccattccacccttccctccctctttcttcttccattcttctcatccttcttttccttccacccttttgtccttccttttttccacccttccattccatcccttttcccttttgtctttcgttgctccttccttccctccttctttctccttccatcctttccttccaactttttgtccttccttccttgcctttcatccctttcccttttgtctttcctttgctctatccttcttcccttccttcctttttccttcctccttctcttccacccttccctctttctccttccatccttcccaaacttccttctcttccacccaattgtccttcctttttccatccttcccttccaccctttcttccctaTTGTCTtttgttcctccttccttcccttccacctttttgtccttccttccttgtctctcctccctctccccttactttcccatttctttcctttgttctttctccttccctttctttcttcctttttccttcctccttccattccacccttccctctttctccttccatccttcccaaacttccttctcttccacccttttatccttcctttttccatccttcccttccaccctttcttcccttttgtcttttgttcctccttgcttccttgcctttcctccctctccctctctccttcctttcccatttctttcctttgttATTTCCTTCTcctgccctttcttccttccttcctttttccttcctccttccattccacccttccttcccttcgtctccttccatccttttgtccttcctttttccatccttcccttccaccctttcttcccttttgtctttcgttcatccttccctccctcccttccaccctgccCTTCCacttttttgtccttccttctccttcccttccttccttccttcttcaattccaccctttcttcctttttatctttccttctctttcctccctccgtctccttctatccttcccttctttctttccttcctccatctccttccttccttccatcaccgggcAGCCAGTCCTAGCAGGGAATGCTAGCATGTGGCCctcaagtttgcccaggtctggtCTAATAATTCcttggcatttttttttcatttcggAGATAGGCATGATCATCTTAGTCAGGGATGTTATCGCCCACTGGGTTTTCAAGGCCAACTGAGGATTTGAACCATGACTTTCCAGAGTCCTAATTCAATACTCAAGACTAACACAACACACTGGCTCCTCCATTTGAACATCAAAAGCATACAGTTTATACATTCTTTCCTGTTTCCAAGCTGCAATGGGGAGCCATATCTCTGCCAACACCAAGCTGCTCATTCAGGTGTTGTCATTTGTCATGAATGCCTATTAAGATGAAGGTATAAAGGGCTGTGTCCAATGCGTTGACACAATTCAATACATGTAATTCCAAGGTTTGGGTCAGGTTGCTTTTCTTCAAGGCTTTTGTTGAGCCATTTCTGTACCTGAAGGCAAAACATCCTACAGTGTCCTTCGGCTCTCCTGTTCCTTAGAGGGATGCCAGCATCAAAACTAAAGCTAATTGGCCCTATGGCAAAGGAAGGGCTCCTCAGAGGCTCTGCtgcaggagacatgggggaaatTAAAAGCAGACCTTTGAGATAAAGCGGGAGGGGAATCCTTTCGACTTACTAAGGGAATGGGAttcaaattataattattataatccaCATTGCAGCAGGAACAAAACTGGAAGCAGACTACTCCTTTATCAGAGAAAAAAGCTACTGCATCCCATCCAGTGCAAAAAAAAGCCAACCTTATTGGGTTActgagagttttctgggccatatggccatgttccagaagcattctctcctgacgtttcacccacatctatggcaggcatcctcagaggttgtgaggagacTAGGCAAGGGGTTTATTTAtcaggaatgtccagggtggtagaaagaactcttgtctgttggaggcaagggtgACTGTTGCAATGGATCACCTTGACTAGcactgaatagtcttgcagcttaaaagcttggctgcttcctggctAGTATAATCTTTTGTTGAAGGTATTAAAAAATTGaaatcgggacagtaaataaagaaaaaggtaaaggttgtcccctgacattaagtccagtcatgtctgactctggggtgtggtgctcatctccatttctaagccgaagagccggcgttgtccgtagacacctccaaggtcatgtggccggcatgactgcatgtaaataaagaataacactcaaaatgggaattccagatgatcggggacagctaatcacctaccaacaggattcccccaggcaggaagcagccaagcttttaagctgcaaggctattcaatgctagtcaaggtaattaattgcaacattcagaccagcctcaagcagacaagatttctttcttccACActagatattccacagatatataaacccactttcctagtttccaacagacctcacaacctctgaggatgcctgccaaagatgtgggcaaaacgtcaggagagaatgcttttggaacatggcgagacagcccggaaagctcacagcaacccagtgattctggccatgaaagtctttgacaacacattaaatacCTTATTTCCAGTTCTAAAACGTTGcagtttttgaaatgtttaggtgattgtgttgaggcataacattgtgccattgtaagtcaccttgagtcccccttttggggtagagaagggcagggcacaagtatggcaaataaataaataaattctatttttttttgtcgtgccaggagcgacttgagaaattgcaagtcgtttctggtgtgagagaattggctgtctgcaaggatgttgcccaggggacgccaggatgttttgatcttttaccatccttgtgggaggcttctctcatgtccccgcatgaggagctggagctgacagagggagctcatccgcgctctccctggattcgaacctgcgacctgtgagtcttcagtcctgctggcacagcggtttaaccctctgcgccaccaggggctcctaataaaTTCTATGAAGTAAGGACTAGAATAGTGttgaatacatttttaaagtgtatttgATAACTAACACTTCTtgcttcaattttttaaaaaaatcaaggatAACACTTACTTCAATAAATTCTATGAAGTGAGTGTTatccttgattttttaaaaaattgaagcaAGAGGTGTTATCAAATATACTGAAAAAATGTGTTCAACACTATTTTGGTCATTTCAAAAAGCATTCTGCATGTAAGAAAACTTTTGGAATTAGTGCATAAAGGTCCTTGCTAGATCTAACAATATTGTTAACTTATATCCCAACTGATTGAAGCAAGTGGTGGTTGAAGGCAGAAAGATGTCATCCTCCTGCAGTTCAGTGAAACAGCCTTTGCTAGgctttatcttttaaaaccctataccagatatatcctaccttgttcatgcccagtgtttatttttttatttaataatgtaaaaatgtttatgcttgtgtgtaaacagtatttcttgatgtttctttgatagtgttgatgtggagattgtctggtttgcctactctggaacatgcaacatataattgtccatcgtTAGGAGtcctctttcaaatctataatactatctctctctgtgtgtgaatcatatatatctatatctatggctagatggctgtctgtgaggagggctttgattacgttttcttgccctggtgaagggaattggactggatggccttaagtattttctgttggtcatgagggttctgtgtgggaagttagcctcagttctgtcattcgtggggttcattcagaatggtctttgattgtaggtgaactaaaaatcccagtaactacaactcccaaatgccaaggtctatctccccaaactccatctgtgttcatatttgggcatatggaatattcgtgccaagtttggtccagatccatcattgtttgagtccacagtgatctctggatataggtgaactacaattcccaaacgcaaggtcagtgcccaccaaaccctttcagtattttctgttggtcatgggagccctgtgtgctaaatttggcccaattccatcattgatggagttcagaatgctctttgattgtaggtgaactataaatcccaacaacaactcccaaatgacaaaatcataattgtttgagtgatggtcactccttgtgtagtgagatgttttgctgccaaatttggtgtgatttcgttcattggttcttttgtttttaaggtactcattatgcacagagcatttatatatatatagataatcttTTATctgcctggtggcgcagtgggttaaagcactgagctgctgagcttgttgatcgaaaggtcgcaggttcgattccggggagcggcgtgagcttccgctgtcagccctagcttctgccaacctagcagttcgaaaacatgcaaatgtgagtagatcaataggtaccgctccggtgggaagataacggcgctccatgcagtcatgccggccacatgaccttgaaggtgtctacggacaatgctggctcttcggcttagaaatggagatgagcaccacaccccagagtcagacatgactggacttacctTTATCTGCCTACATTTTGTCCTCTTTTCAGCTATAATAACTGAATCCCAATTGGCTTCATGAGCTTTGCACCAAAATAAAAAAAGCACAACTGTTTCAAAGTACTTTTATTCTATACATATCACTCCAGACACTCAGCACAGGACAAAGACCAGAATATACTACATACATCTTTATAATAGAAAGTGACTAACTATAAAAGTGTAAACGCTTCAAGGGGAAAGGGGCTTCCGATTGGATCATGGTGTAGCTTTCCAAATTCTTCCTACAGCATGACAAGAGAGCGGCCTGTCCTCCTTAATAGGATGAGATGGATCTCAAGCCACTGCAAATCCCTCATACAATGAAAACAGGGGTATGGTTA encodes:
- the LOC132770444 gene encoding uncharacterized protein; the encoded protein is MGRPRKASADVSSPRPAATAPKVAPSAPSSSASSKSSSANRGTKATSAAKSEGVRQGGKQACTPSLRGADQTRSTTTYGGEQGDGWSGRATRAKTSTADGGTRSSPKAAGSTPHAAPKTQGKSAQTQGKSVHLPSPLPAEKVAEIERETRGQRTNPEWYQWRENRITASVAPKIANSKFANGRTSEVPQSYLKDVTRSGPRVQTPAMSWGIRNEKKAVESYEALKSHESRQAVKVDDCGLYIDKEKPWLAASPDGIAKEAKTGKEIGIVEVKCPYKHRDKTVTEACKDKAFCLEKKGDSYVLKKTHPYYTQVQCQMGVTGLDKADLVVYTNKETAIAPVDFDPAFWENTVPKLEKFYTEAVIPHVQEQKSVAAWAKEE